One genomic segment of Mesoterricola silvestris includes these proteins:
- a CDS encoding DUF4382 domain-containing protein — MKPIHRILLGLVPLVLGCASSSRGTHTLPPTTGLVSVGMTSTGSEDWAEIDVKIVQVSLTPQGGGEPLNLLAPQGEPLPVNLALLGGATQLLGSFAAPLGTYTSATVTLATDTRDIALTSSSTPSPGFLQAPQTNVSTLAIVGAGGKATLALQVPLGAPLVVTTDRNSVLNLEWDTSRPGFITGAKTPSNTNFWTLSLENPVRQRAVADPAAMTLLPLRGTVYKTDPSRQTFQVSPAFRAGIFPTGYLPQLVGVSLDAAAGTTFYDVDLGTRQVIKDLASVGDALPGRLVCVGGALQQDGTLRATRIWAGKGEFLGTHILGRVVRVNPGLGLAAFDGDSFTGFSLGSGGFTTPDTIFAAPGMTAGPDFLAAGDLSLGFTATPFFHYPSHGSPTLVAVEIVSPDFKGAVTAVDGNQVSLSCPSGSDAPALNPALPFIAPGTANGYDAAGKPLQGFVWWEAGSPDTVHAGTASFSAAAAAKVDFGGTLGAIPVSATVHAAWGNAANPSGWSAQWAVLETLTLPVGTVAVPYASTGFGLALPGGDTTVLVDMDASTACYRFSVPSATWYGVNPWPTLTAVAPSAALTQGVAVQVFGIPQANGHLKARTVFQCVYSNY, encoded by the coding sequence ATGAAACCCATCCACCGCATCCTCCTGGGCCTTGTCCCCCTCGTACTGGGTTGCGCGTCGTCCTCCCGGGGCACCCACACCCTTCCCCCCACCACCGGGCTGGTCTCGGTGGGCATGACCAGCACCGGCTCCGAGGACTGGGCGGAAATCGACGTGAAGATCGTGCAGGTGAGCCTCACCCCCCAGGGGGGCGGCGAGCCCTTGAACCTCCTGGCGCCCCAGGGCGAACCGCTTCCCGTCAACCTGGCGCTCCTGGGCGGGGCCACGCAGCTTTTGGGGAGCTTCGCCGCGCCCTTGGGCACCTACACCTCCGCGACGGTGACCCTGGCCACGGACACCCGGGACATCGCCCTGACCTCCTCCTCCACGCCCTCCCCGGGGTTCCTCCAGGCGCCCCAGACCAACGTTTCGACCCTCGCGATCGTCGGCGCCGGCGGCAAGGCCACCCTGGCCCTGCAGGTGCCCCTCGGAGCCCCCCTGGTGGTCACCACCGACCGGAACTCCGTGCTGAACCTGGAATGGGATACCAGCCGCCCGGGCTTCATCACCGGCGCCAAGACGCCTTCGAACACCAACTTCTGGACCCTGAGCCTGGAAAACCCTGTCCGCCAGCGCGCGGTGGCCGACCCCGCCGCCATGACCCTCCTGCCCCTGCGGGGCACGGTGTACAAGACCGACCCCTCCCGGCAGACCTTCCAGGTTTCGCCCGCCTTCCGGGCGGGCATCTTCCCCACCGGGTACCTGCCCCAGCTGGTGGGGGTCTCCCTGGACGCGGCGGCCGGAACCACCTTCTATGATGTGGATCTCGGGACCCGGCAGGTCATCAAGGACCTAGCCTCCGTGGGTGACGCGCTTCCCGGGAGACTGGTGTGCGTGGGCGGAGCCCTGCAGCAGGACGGGACCCTGCGGGCCACCCGCATCTGGGCCGGCAAAGGCGAGTTCCTGGGCACCCACATCCTGGGGCGGGTGGTGCGGGTCAACCCGGGCCTGGGGCTGGCGGCCTTCGACGGGGATTCCTTCACCGGCTTCAGCCTGGGATCCGGCGGTTTCACGACCCCGGACACGATCTTCGCCGCGCCGGGCATGACGGCGGGCCCGGACTTCCTGGCCGCGGGCGACCTCTCCCTGGGCTTCACGGCCACCCCCTTCTTCCATTACCCCTCGCACGGGTCTCCCACCCTCGTGGCCGTGGAAATCGTCTCCCCGGATTTCAAGGGCGCGGTCACGGCCGTGGATGGGAATCAGGTGAGCCTCTCCTGCCCCTCGGGATCCGATGCCCCGGCTCTGAACCCGGCCCTGCCGTTCATCGCGCCAGGAACCGCCAACGGCTACGACGCCGCGGGCAAGCCCCTGCAGGGCTTCGTCTGGTGGGAGGCCGGCAGCCCCGATACCGTCCATGCGGGGACGGCGTCCTTCTCCGCCGCCGCGGCCGCGAAGGTGGACTTCGGCGGCACCCTGGGGGCCATCCCGGTCTCGGCCACGGTCCACGCCGCCTGGGGGAACGCCGCGAATCCGTCGGGCTGGAGCGCCCAATGGGCGGTGCTGGAGACCCTGACCCTGCCCGTGGGCACCGTGGCCGTGCCCTACGCGTCCACGGGCTTCGGCCTGGCCCTGCCCGGCGGCGACACGACGGTCCTGGTGGACATGGACGCCTCCACGGCCTGCTACCGGTTCAGCGTTCCCTCCGCGACCTGGTATGGGGTAAACCCCTGGCCCACCCTCACGGCCGTGGCCCCGTCGGCGGCCCTCACCCAGGGGGTGGCGGTGCAGGTCTTCGGGATTCCCCAGGCCAATGGCCATCTCAAGGCCCGGACCGTCTTCCAGTGCGTCTATTCTAACTATTGA
- a CDS encoding BMP family ABC transporter substrate-binding protein produces MNRHSLVQKALGAAALIASAALPGAPPAAAPAKIGFVYVGPVGNAGWTFQHDVARRQMEKEMGGKVTTTFVENVPEGADSERVIREMARSGCKVVFCTSFGYMNPTLAVAKAYPNTVFMHATGYKTAPNVGVYNARFYEARYLCGVMAGRLTRSHVAGIVAAFPIPEVVMGINAFTRGMRSVDPKARVKVIWTNSWFDPGKEREAALTLITQGADMMTHDTDSTAVIQAAEEKGVGVFGYNSDEAKFGPRATLTSLVHLWGNYYTRTVKAALAGTWKPENVWGGFNQGMIALAPFGPKVPKELGASILKLRDQISAGKFHPFAGPVVDQAGTVRVPAGKTISDADLDKMNYYVEGVDGVMPKA; encoded by the coding sequence ATGAACCGACACTCGCTTGTGCAGAAGGCCCTCGGCGCGGCGGCCCTGATCGCCTCCGCCGCCCTCCCGGGAGCCCCGCCCGCCGCGGCCCCCGCGAAGATCGGCTTCGTCTACGTGGGCCCCGTGGGCAACGCCGGCTGGACCTTCCAGCACGACGTGGCCCGGCGCCAGATGGAGAAGGAGATGGGCGGCAAGGTCACCACCACCTTCGTGGAGAACGTGCCCGAGGGCGCCGATTCCGAGCGGGTCATCCGCGAGATGGCCCGGTCCGGCTGCAAGGTGGTGTTCTGCACCTCCTTCGGCTACATGAACCCCACCCTGGCCGTGGCCAAGGCCTATCCCAACACCGTGTTCATGCACGCCACCGGCTACAAGACCGCCCCCAACGTGGGGGTCTACAACGCCCGGTTCTACGAGGCCCGGTACCTCTGCGGCGTCATGGCCGGCAGGCTCACCCGGTCCCACGTGGCCGGCATCGTCGCCGCCTTCCCCATCCCCGAGGTGGTCATGGGCATCAACGCCTTCACCCGCGGCATGCGCAGCGTGGATCCCAAGGCCAGGGTCAAGGTCATCTGGACCAATTCCTGGTTCGACCCCGGCAAGGAACGGGAGGCCGCCCTCACCCTCATCACCCAGGGCGCGGACATGATGACCCACGACACGGATTCCACCGCCGTGATCCAGGCCGCGGAGGAAAAGGGCGTCGGCGTGTTCGGCTACAACTCCGACGAGGCGAAGTTCGGCCCCCGGGCCACCCTCACCAGCCTGGTGCACCTCTGGGGCAACTATTACACCCGCACCGTCAAGGCCGCGCTGGCCGGCACCTGGAAGCCCGAGAACGTCTGGGGCGGGTTCAACCAGGGCATGATCGCCCTGGCCCCCTTCGGCCCCAAGGTCCCCAAGGAGCTGGGCGCCTCCATCCTGAAGCTGCGCGACCAGATCAGCGCCGGCAAGTTCCACCCCTTCGCCGGCCCCGTGGTGGACCAGGCCGGGACGGTGCGCGTTCCCGCCGGGAAGACGATCTCGGACGCGGACCTGGACAAGATGAACTATTACGTCGAGGGGGTCGACGGGGTCATGCCCAAGGCTTAA
- a CDS encoding aminotransferase-like domain-containing protein, producing MAKAMDLELRLEPGSRAPLYLQVAGAVVRAIARGRLRPGMALPGVRELAARLGVTVNTILAGLRELQAQGWLTSQERAGFFVSGTLPVPRREGAQGAGGAPGFDVPEGLPPVTSPAGVVMDLSEACADARLAPFLELGRAYQRGLRLKGPELMGSRDPMGLRRLREVLAAHLGVSRALPADPGRILILHSSSMAITLVAQALVGGRGGTVAVEDPGDPALWETLRQACTAQVRGLPVDAEGLRVEPLEALHREGSLKLLVLTPGCHFPTGARLSDPRRAAILELSRRGRFPILELDPEGEHLDAPEPLAALDPGQVLHAGSLSRVFAPALGVDYLVVPEAMAAPLARARQRLDWQGDPATEWALSELFLDGEMERLILRVRKACLERAEAVQDALGHALGDRLRWRGGAMGLWMEGLGPLGDPATFGAWIKGCQAQGLKLRQGRYYSFAGADLAATRLGFSAFTPEELQRAVAMMR from the coding sequence GTGGCAAAGGCAATGGACCTGGAACTTCGTCTGGAGCCCGGGTCCCGCGCCCCGCTCTACCTCCAGGTCGCCGGCGCCGTGGTGCGGGCCATCGCCCGGGGCCGCCTTCGGCCGGGCATGGCCCTGCCGGGGGTGCGGGAACTGGCGGCCCGGCTGGGGGTGACCGTCAACACCATCCTGGCCGGCCTGCGAGAACTGCAGGCCCAGGGTTGGCTCACCTCCCAGGAACGGGCGGGGTTCTTCGTGTCCGGCACCCTGCCGGTGCCCAGGCGTGAAGGGGCCCAGGGCGCCGGCGGCGCCCCCGGGTTCGATGTGCCGGAGGGGCTCCCGCCGGTCACCAGCCCCGCGGGCGTGGTGATGGACCTCTCCGAGGCCTGCGCCGACGCGCGGCTCGCGCCGTTCCTGGAACTGGGGCGCGCCTACCAGCGGGGCCTGCGGCTCAAGGGGCCCGAACTCATGGGTTCCCGGGACCCCATGGGCCTCCGCAGGCTCCGGGAGGTGCTCGCGGCGCACCTGGGGGTGAGCCGGGCCCTTCCGGCGGATCCGGGGCGGATCCTCATCCTCCACAGTTCCTCCATGGCCATCACGCTGGTGGCCCAGGCCCTGGTGGGGGGCCGGGGCGGAACGGTCGCGGTGGAGGATCCGGGCGATCCGGCCCTGTGGGAGACCCTCCGCCAGGCCTGCACGGCCCAGGTGCGCGGCCTGCCCGTGGACGCGGAGGGCCTGCGGGTGGAGCCCCTGGAGGCCCTTCACCGGGAGGGTTCCCTGAAACTGCTGGTGCTCACGCCGGGGTGCCACTTCCCCACCGGGGCGCGCCTGTCGGATCCGCGCCGGGCCGCGATCCTGGAGCTGTCCCGGCGGGGGCGCTTCCCCATCCTCGAACTGGACCCCGAAGGCGAGCACCTGGACGCCCCGGAACCCCTGGCGGCCCTGGACCCCGGGCAGGTGCTCCACGCCGGGAGCCTTTCCCGCGTCTTCGCGCCGGCCCTGGGGGTGGACTACCTGGTGGTCCCGGAGGCCATGGCCGCCCCCCTGGCCAGGGCCCGGCAGCGCCTGGACTGGCAGGGGGATCCCGCCACGGAGTGGGCCCTGTCCGAGCTGTTCCTGGACGGGGAGATGGAGCGCCTGATCCTGCGGGTGCGCAAGGCCTGCCTGGAGCGGGCCGAAGCCGTCCAGGACGCCCTGGGCCACGCCCTGGGGGACCGCCTGCGCTGGCGGGGCGGGGCCATGGGCCTCTGGATGGAGGGCCTGGGACCCCTGGGGGACCCGGCCACCTTCGGGGCCTGGATCAAGGGCTGCCAGGCCCAGGGGCTCAAGCTCCGTCAGGGCCGATACTACAGCTTCGCCGGGGCGGATCTCGCCGCGACCCGCCTGGGCTTTTCGGCCTTCACGCCGGAAGAGCTCCAGCGGGCGGTGGCCATGATGCGATAG
- a CDS encoding serine/threonine-protein kinase, producing the protein MTWMLPSGPLAILVAVAAPAWFTFHTAYQDGLEAQKRGDYALAAKAFARAIELEPTPGRQVKTYGLNFIPSYFPYLRLAEALLALGDGAGAERALGLSERFGIEPGPEREVLRKRLHAAAPKPAPPAAPPETAPAAVPPPVTVRAPGAPAPERPAEARPPDPGPRETPPRESRPEPARPTPRAPQEPSPAPVIRTVPVPAPSAPSGSGRRWVLGGLGLAALGLGLALRRRPAAAPPPVAADPNLARSFGPYRPLRLLGDGGCASAYLGVHRDTGAPVALKVPHRHLAQDPQFRARFRREAALGGRLHHPHIVPILTPEPSEEDLWIAMTFIEGTTLEAFLRDRGALPVPWAAAIAIHVAEAIAHAHAQQVVHRDLKPANIMLNAAGAWVMDFGVARVLDGTATSSTMFIGTPSYAAPECLANPQVGPEADGYALGLILFEMLTGRQAFSGSSAFQILEAHRTQPLPEVRSLRPDAPGALCDLAARLGRKAPGERPGDAEILEVLRGFAPIASWPPPAGALPA; encoded by the coding sequence ATGACCTGGATGCTCCCGTCAGGGCCGCTGGCGATCCTCGTCGCCGTCGCGGCACCGGCCTGGTTCACCTTCCACACCGCCTACCAGGACGGGCTCGAGGCCCAGAAGCGGGGCGATTACGCCCTGGCCGCCAAGGCCTTCGCCAGGGCCATCGAACTGGAACCCACCCCGGGCCGCCAGGTGAAGACCTACGGCCTGAACTTCATCCCGTCCTATTTCCCGTACCTCAGGCTGGCGGAGGCCCTCCTCGCCCTGGGCGACGGGGCCGGGGCGGAGCGGGCCCTGGGGCTTTCCGAGCGCTTCGGCATCGAGCCCGGGCCGGAACGGGAGGTCCTGCGCAAGCGCCTCCACGCCGCCGCCCCCAAGCCGGCCCCCCCCGCGGCGCCGCCGGAAACGGCGCCCGCCGCGGTTCCGCCGCCGGTCACGGTCCGCGCCCCCGGGGCGCCGGCCCCGGAACGGCCCGCGGAGGCCCGGCCTCCCGATCCGGGGCCGCGGGAAACCCCGCCCCGGGAATCCAGGCCGGAGCCGGCCCGGCCCACCCCCAGGGCCCCCCAGGAACCCTCCCCGGCTCCGGTGATCCGGACGGTCCCGGTCCCGGCGCCGTCCGCGCCCTCCGGATCCGGCCGGCGCTGGGTCCTGGGGGGCCTGGGGCTCGCCGCCCTGGGCCTGGGGCTGGCCCTGCGTAGGCGGCCCGCGGCGGCCCCGCCCCCCGTGGCCGCCGATCCCAACCTCGCGCGCAGCTTCGGCCCCTACCGCCCCCTGCGCCTCCTGGGCGACGGCGGCTGCGCTTCGGCCTACCTGGGCGTCCACCGCGATACGGGCGCGCCGGTGGCCCTCAAGGTCCCCCACCGGCACCTGGCCCAGGACCCCCAGTTCCGCGCCCGGTTCCGCCGGGAGGCCGCCCTGGGGGGGCGGCTCCACCATCCGCACATCGTCCCCATCCTCACCCCCGAGCCCTCCGAGGAGGACCTCTGGATCGCCATGACCTTCATCGAGGGCACCACCCTGGAGGCCTTCCTCAGGGACCGGGGAGCCCTCCCGGTGCCCTGGGCCGCCGCCATCGCCATCCACGTGGCCGAGGCCATCGCCCACGCCCACGCGCAGCAGGTGGTGCACCGGGACCTCAAGCCCGCCAACATCATGCTCAACGCGGCCGGCGCCTGGGTCATGGACTTCGGGGTGGCCCGGGTCCTGGACGGCACCGCCACGTCCTCCACGATGTTCATCGGGACGCCGTCGTACGCGGCCCCGGAATGCCTGGCGAACCCCCAGGTGGGCCCGGAGGCGGACGGATACGCCCTGGGGCTCATCCTCTTCGAGATGCTCACGGGGCGGCAGGCCTTCAGCGGCTCCTCGGCGTTCCAGATCCTGGAGGCCCACCGCACCCAACCGCTGCCCGAGGTGCGGAGCCTGCGCCCCGACGCCCCCGGGGCCCTGTGCGACCTGGCCGCGCGCCTGGGGCGGAAGGCGCCCGGCGAGCGCCCCGGGGACGCCGAGATCCTGGAGGTCCTGCGCGGATTCGCCCCTATCGCATCATGGCCACCGCCCGCTGGAGCTCTTCCGGCGTGA
- a CDS encoding OmpP1/FadL family transporter — MRRWFLAGLALGPLGLRAQAQEPSAAPYFLLTQQARTAFTVEGAGARAMGMGGAFTAVADDATAVSYNPAGLAQLVRPEVSAVAQGFTRNLDFKGFTGSVAGVRTAFEDTYNKDRDLALSFASVAVPWKLGGHNLVLLLSYQKVFDFTYRSDVSYLASTNGGTTSQAIGQTVGQTGGVSQYSLALGAEVSSRILLGLAVNRWTGHSGFTSFSQRTTTGVDHIFDSNLSQESTFQGLNATLGLIWRSEWLNLGFTYRTPFQATYVFTNTYTYLDNAVGIPATTTSGATSTAINWPETLTWGLGLHLGSRTLVTADWSLTPWSRARFHGGSLDGLNWFDLQSRSQTPKATDLKVGVEWLALVRPGLVVPLRAGAFRQPQPLVDPLTGAQRILEGWTVGAGVKLRNLTLDMALKATHDHRYISRYNTDAPIGGVASTAYGMERLEEYRLYLSCIYQFETGPVHRALAWIFG, encoded by the coding sequence TTGAGACGCTGGTTTCTGGCTGGTCTGGCCCTGGGGCCCCTGGGCCTCCGCGCCCAGGCCCAGGAGCCTTCGGCGGCCCCCTATTTCCTGCTCACCCAGCAGGCCCGCACGGCCTTCACGGTGGAGGGCGCGGGGGCCCGGGCCATGGGCATGGGGGGCGCCTTCACGGCCGTCGCCGACGACGCCACGGCCGTGTCCTACAATCCCGCGGGCCTGGCCCAGCTGGTGCGGCCCGAGGTCTCCGCCGTGGCCCAGGGCTTCACCCGCAACCTGGACTTCAAGGGGTTCACGGGCAGCGTGGCCGGGGTGAGGACGGCCTTCGAGGACACCTACAACAAGGACCGGGACCTCGCCCTGAGCTTCGCCTCGGTGGCGGTGCCCTGGAAGCTGGGGGGCCACAACCTGGTGCTCCTGCTGAGCTACCAGAAGGTTTTCGATTTCACCTACCGCAGCGACGTGTCCTACCTCGCCTCCACCAACGGCGGGACCACTTCGCAGGCCATTGGCCAGACCGTGGGCCAGACCGGAGGCGTTTCCCAGTATTCCCTGGCCCTGGGCGCCGAAGTCTCCAGCCGCATCCTGCTGGGCCTGGCCGTCAACCGCTGGACCGGGCATTCGGGGTTCACCTCCTTCTCCCAGCGGACCACCACGGGCGTGGACCACATCTTCGATTCGAACCTTTCCCAGGAGAGCACCTTCCAGGGCCTCAACGCCACCCTGGGCCTCATCTGGCGCTCGGAGTGGCTGAACCTGGGCTTCACGTACCGCACGCCGTTCCAGGCCACCTACGTCTTCACGAACACCTACACCTACCTGGACAACGCGGTCGGCATCCCCGCCACCACCACCAGCGGCGCCACGTCCACCGCCATCAACTGGCCCGAGACGCTCACCTGGGGCCTGGGCCTCCACCTGGGCTCCCGCACCCTGGTCACCGCCGACTGGAGCCTCACCCCCTGGTCCAGGGCCCGGTTCCACGGGGGTTCCCTGGACGGCCTCAACTGGTTCGACCTCCAGTCCCGGTCCCAGACCCCCAAGGCCACCGACCTGAAGGTGGGGGTGGAGTGGCTGGCCCTGGTGCGGCCCGGACTGGTGGTCCCCCTGCGGGCCGGCGCCTTCCGCCAGCCCCAGCCCCTGGTGGACCCCCTCACCGGGGCCCAGCGCATCCTGGAAGGATGGACCGTGGGCGCGGGCGTCAAGCTCCGGAACCTCACCCTGGACATGGCCCTCAAGGCCACCCACGATCACCGGTACATCTCCCGCTACAACACCGACGCCCCCATCGGCGGCGTCGCCTCCACCGCCTACGGCATGGAGCGCCTGGAGGAATACCGGCTGTACCTCTCCTGCATCTACCAGTTCGAGACCGGGCCCGTGCACCGGGCCCTGGCCTGGATCTTCGGATGA
- the ggt gene encoding gamma-glutamyltransferase, which yields MRWTMPLLCLCLAGAVTAADRVTGRAFATRSEVAARHGMACTSQPLVTQIALDILKAGGSAVDAAIAADAALGLMEPTGAGMGGDLYALVWDAKAKRLHGLNASGRSPQSLTLEHFRNLGLRHIPPTGPLPVSVPGAVDGWFMLHGRFGKLPMAALLAPAIRYAEEGFPVSELVAYYMGRSMDSLGKYPGFRETYSVDGQRAPASGELFRNPRLARTLAQVAAGGRDAFYKGDIARRIDAYMKAQGGFLAYEDLAAHHGDWLDPVSVNYRGYDVWELPGNGQGIAALQMLNILEGYDFSTIPFGSPRHLHLVAEAKKLVFEDRARYYADPDFVKVPVEGLLSKAYAARRRALIREDRAARRLEAGNPALKDGDTVYLTVADGEGNMVSLIQSNYRGMGSGMTPGDLGFCLQDRGELFSLEPGQANTYAPGKRPFHTIIPAFITRGGEPFLSFGVMGGEFQPQGHVQIVMNIVDFGMNVQEAGDAPRWAHEGSPEPTGEKGRLPGTVQLESGFPLESVRKLMDMGHGVAWMLGGYGGYQGIRLDPRNGVYFGASESRKDGQAAGY from the coding sequence ATGCGATGGACAATGCCCCTCCTCTGCCTATGCCTGGCGGGCGCGGTTACGGCCGCCGACCGGGTGACGGGACGCGCCTTCGCCACCCGGTCCGAGGTGGCGGCCCGGCACGGCATGGCCTGCACCAGCCAGCCCCTGGTGACCCAGATCGCCCTGGATATCCTCAAGGCCGGCGGTTCCGCCGTGGACGCGGCCATCGCCGCCGACGCGGCCCTGGGCCTCATGGAGCCCACCGGCGCGGGAATGGGCGGGGACCTGTACGCCCTGGTGTGGGACGCCAAGGCGAAGCGGCTCCACGGCCTCAACGCCAGCGGCCGGTCCCCGCAGTCCCTGACGCTGGAGCACTTCCGGAACCTGGGCCTCCGGCACATCCCCCCCACGGGGCCCCTGCCGGTGTCCGTTCCCGGGGCGGTGGACGGGTGGTTCATGCTCCACGGGCGCTTCGGCAAGCTGCCCATGGCGGCCCTCCTGGCCCCGGCGATCCGCTACGCGGAAGAAGGCTTCCCGGTTTCCGAACTCGTCGCCTACTACATGGGTCGCAGCATGGATTCGCTGGGGAAGTACCCCGGCTTCCGGGAGACCTACTCCGTGGACGGCCAGCGGGCCCCGGCCTCCGGCGAGCTCTTCCGCAATCCCCGCCTGGCCAGGACCCTGGCCCAGGTGGCCGCGGGGGGCAGGGACGCCTTCTACAAGGGCGACATCGCCCGGAGGATCGACGCCTACATGAAGGCCCAGGGCGGCTTCCTGGCCTACGAGGACCTCGCCGCCCACCACGGGGACTGGCTGGACCCCGTGAGCGTCAACTACCGCGGCTACGACGTGTGGGAACTGCCCGGCAACGGCCAGGGCATCGCCGCCCTCCAGATGCTGAACATCCTCGAGGGCTACGATTTCTCCACCATCCCCTTCGGCAGCCCCCGCCACCTGCACCTGGTGGCGGAGGCCAAGAAGCTGGTCTTCGAGGACCGGGCCAGGTACTACGCCGACCCGGATTTCGTGAAGGTCCCTGTGGAGGGGCTCCTTTCCAAGGCCTACGCCGCCAGGCGCCGCGCCCTCATCCGCGAGGACCGGGCCGCGCGGCGCCTGGAGGCCGGCAACCCCGCCCTGAAGGACGGCGACACCGTGTACCTCACCGTTGCCGACGGCGAAGGCAACATGGTCAGCCTCATCCAGAGCAACTACCGGGGCATGGGCAGCGGCATGACCCCGGGGGACCTGGGCTTCTGCCTCCAGGACCGGGGGGAGCTCTTCTCCCTGGAGCCGGGGCAAGCCAACACCTACGCCCCCGGAAAGCGCCCCTTCCACACCATCATCCCGGCCTTCATCACCCGGGGCGGAGAGCCGTTCCTGAGCTTCGGCGTCATGGGCGGCGAGTTCCAGCCCCAGGGCCACGTGCAGATCGTCATGAACATCGTGGATTTCGGCATGAACGTCCAGGAGGCCGGCGACGCGCCGCGGTGGGCCCACGAAGGGTCCCCCGAGCCCACCGGCGAGAAGGGCCGCCTTCCGGGAACCGTGCAGCTGGAAAGCGGCTTCCCCCTGGAGAGCGTGCGCAAGCTCATGGACATGGGCCACGGCGTGGCCTGGATGCTGGGCGGATACGGCGGTTACCAGGGCATCCGCCTCGACCCCCGCAACGGGGTGTACTTCGGCGCCAGCGAAAGCCGCAAGGATGGCCAGGCCGCCGGCTACTGA